One Carassius auratus strain Wakin chromosome 16, ASM336829v1, whole genome shotgun sequence genomic window carries:
- the LOC113115652 gene encoding leukocyte elastase inhibitor-like isoform X3, with the protein MKKILLLFKLLLFLTELVEMEQLSAANTQFSLNLFKKISEGDASGNVFYSPISISSALAMVSLGAKENTAAQMFKVISHQKTEDQIHSSFNKLMSEVKKPGSPYVLSLANRLYGEQSYQFVEKFLNDAKRYYEAGLEEVDFKKKPDATRVHINKWVEKNTQGKIKDLLPQGSIDAMTRLVLVTAIYFKGNWEKKFPKQATRDGKFKMNKNRTKPVKMMNQNKMFPLAFIPEMDSQVLELPYVGKNLSMLIILPNEIQDETTGLQKLEKALSYEKLMEWTKPSKMCQQEVEVSLPRFKMEETYDMKSLLISMGMEDVFDGKKVNLSGMSPNNDLVVSKVIHKAFVEVNEEGTEAAAATGVVVANRSFASVFIADHPFLFFIRHNPSNSILFYGRFCSP; encoded by the exons ATGAAGAagattttactgttatttaaactATTGCTGTTTCTCACTGAGCTTGTGGAAATGGAGCAGTTGTCTGCAGCAAACACACAGTTTTCTCTCAACCTGTTCAAGAAGATCAGTGAAGGAGACGCATCAGGAAATGTGTTCTACTCTCCGATCAGCATCTCCTCGGCTCTGGCCATGGTGTCGCTCGGAGCAAAAGAAAACACAGCGGCGCAGATGTTTAAGGTGAtctcacat CAAAAGACTGAGGACCAAATTCATTCCAGCTTCAACAAGCTCATGAGTGAAGTGAAGAAACCAGGATCCCCGTATGTGTTGAGTCTCGCCAACCGTCTCTACGGAGAGCAATCATACCAGTTTGTGGAG AAATTCCTTAATGATGCAAAAAGATACTATGAAGCTGGACTGGAGGAGGTGGACTTCAAGAAGAAACCAGACGCTACACGTGTCCACATCAACAAATGGGTGGAGAAAAACACTCAAG GGAAGATCAAGGACTTGCTTCCACAGGGATCCATCGATGCGATGACGAGACTGGTCTTGGTGACCGCCATCTACTTCAAGGGGAACTGGGAGAAGAAATTCCCAAAACAAGCCACCAGAGATGGAAAGTTCAAGATGAACAAG AATCGAACTAAACCAGTGAAGATGATGAATCAGAACAAAATGTTTCCTCTGGCCTTCATCCCAGAGATGGACAGTCAGGTTCTGGAGCTGCCGTATGTTGGGAAGAATCTCAGTATGTTGATCATCCTTCCTAACGAGATTCAAGATGAAACCACTGGCCTTCAGAAG CTTGAAAAGGCACTGAGCTACGAGAAGCTGATGGAGTGGACCAAACCCAGCAAGATGTGTCAACAAGAAGTTGAAGTATCTCTGCCCAGATTCAAGATGGAGGAAACCTATGACATGAAGAGTCTTCTGATCAGCATGGGAATGGAGGATGTTTTTGACGGGAAGAAAGTGAATCTTTCAGGCATGTCACCCAACAATGATCTGGTGGTTTCGAAGGTGATTCATAAAGCCTTTGTTGAAGTAAACGAGGAAGGAACCGAAGCAGCTGCAGCCACCGGTGTTGTCGTCGCCAATCGTTCATTTGCATCAGTGTTTATTGCAGACCATCCATTCCTTTTCTTCATCCGTCATAATCCCTCCAACAGCATTCTGTTTTACGGACGCTTCTGTTCTCCTTGA
- the LOC113115652 gene encoding leukocyte elastase inhibitor-like isoform X1, which produces MEQLSAANTQFSLNLFKKISEGDASGNVFYSPISISSALAMVSLGAKENTAAQMFKVLSFTNPPKPDAVTPASHQQAQKPQIACGVKDQHGPSMTQQTQKFEKCPAQAAPGQKTEDQIHSSFNKLMSELKKPGSPYVLTLANRLYGEQSYQFVEKFLNDAKRYYEAGLEEVDFKKKPDATRVDINKWVEKNTQGKIKDLLPQGSIDAMTRLVLVNAIYFKGNWMEKFPMEATRDGQFKLNKTQTKPVKMMNQNKKFPLAFIPEMDSQVLELPYVGNNLSMLIILPNEIQDETTGLQKLEKALSYEKLMEWTRPEVMHQQKLEVSLPRFKMEETYDMKSLLISMGMEDVFDRKKVNLSGMSPNNDLVVSKVIHKAFVEVNEEGSEAAGATGVVMMLLSARNPQVFNADHPFLFFIRHNPSKSILFYGRFCSP; this is translated from the exons ATGGAGCAGTTGTCTGCAGCAAACACACAGTTTTCTCTCAACCTGTTCAAGAAGATCAGTGAAGGAGACGCATCAGGAAATGTGTTCTACTCTCCGATCAGCATCTCCTCGGCTCTGGCCATGGTGTCGCTCGGAGCAAAAGAAAACACAGCGGCGCAGATGTTTAAG GTCCTGAGTTTTACCAATCCTCCCAAACCTGACGCAGTGACTCCAGCATCTCATCAACAAGCTCAGAAGCCCCAGATTGCCTGCGGTGTCAAGGATCAACATGGACCTTCAATGACACAACAAACCCAGAAGTTTGAG AAATGTCCTGCTCAAGCGGCCCCAGGACAAAAGACTGAGGATCAAATTCATTCCAGCTTCAACAAGCTCATGAGTGAACTGAAGAAACCAGGATCCCCGTATGTGTTGACTCTCGCCAACCGTCTCTACGGAGAGCAATCATACCAGTTTGTGGAG AAATTCCTTAATGATGCAAAAAGATACTATGAAGCTGGACTGGAGGAGGTGGACTTCAAGAAGAAACCAGACGCTACACGTGTCGACATCAACAAATGGGTGGAGAAAAACACTCAAG ggaaGATCAAGGACTTGCTTCCACAGGGATCCATCGATGCGATGACGAGACTGGTCTTGGTGAACGCCATCTACTTCAAGGGGAACTGGATGGAGAAATTCCCAATGGAAGCCACCAGAGATGGACAGTTCAAGTTGAACAAG ACTCAAACTAAACCAGTGAAGATGatgaatcaaaacaaaaagtttcCTCTGGCCTTCATCCCAGAGATGGACAGTCAGGTTCTGGAGCTGCCGTATGTTGGGAATAATCTCAGTATGTTGATCATCCTTCCTAACGAGATTCAAGATGAAACCACTGGCCTTCAGAAG CTTGAAAAGGCACTGAGCTACGAGAAGCTGATGGAGTGGACAAGACCTGAAGTCATGCATCAACAAAAACTTGAAGTATCTCTACCCAGATTCAAAATGGAGGAAACCTATGACATGAAGAGTCTTCTGATCAGCATGGGAATGGAGGATGTGTTTGACAGGAAGAAGGTGAATCTTTCAGGCATGTCACCCAACAATGATCTGGTGGTTTCGAAGGTGATTCATAAAGCCTTTGTTGAAGTAAACGAGGAAGGAAGCGAAGCAGCTGGAGCCACCGGCGTCGTCATGATGTTGCTTTCTGCGAGGAACCCACAGGTCTTTAACGCAGATCATCCGTTCCTCTTCTTCATCCGTCATAATCCATCCAAGAGCATTCTCTTTTACGGACGCTTCTGCTCTCCGTGA
- the LOC113115652 gene encoding leukocyte elastase inhibitor-like isoform X2, whose translation MDSLSAANTQFSLNLFKKISEGDASGNVFYSPISISSALAMVSLGAKGNTVAQMFKVLSFTNPPKPDAVTPASHQQAQKPQIACGVKDQHGPSMTQQTQKFEKCPAQAAPGQKTEDQIHSSFNKLMSELKKPGSPYVLTLANRLYGEQSYQFVEKFLNDAKRYYEAGLEEVDFKKKPDATRVDINKWVEKNTQGKIKDLLPQGSIDAMTRLVLVNAIYFKGNWMEKFPMEATRDGQFKLNKTQTKPVKMMNQNKKFPLAFIPEMDSQVLELPYVGNNLSMLIILPNEIQDETTGLQKLEKALSYEKLMEWTRPEVMHQQKLEVSLPRFKMEETYDMKSLLISMGMEDVFDRKKVNLSGMSPNNDLVVSKVIHKAFVEVNEEGSEAAGATGVVMMLLSARNPQVFNADHPFLFFIRHNPSKSILFYGRFCSP comes from the exons ATGGATTCTTTGTCTGCAGCAAACACACAATTCTCTCTAAACCTGTTCAAGAAGATCAGTGAAGGTGACGCATCAGGAAATGTATTCTACTCTCCAATCAGCATCTCCTCGGCTCTGGCCATGGTGTCGCTCGGAGCAAAAGGAAACACAGTGGCGCAGATGTTTAAG GTCCTGAGTTTTACCAATCCTCCCAAACCTGACGCAGTGACTCCAGCATCTCATCAACAAGCTCAGAAGCCCCAGATTGCCTGCGGTGTCAAGGATCAACATGGACCTTCAATGACACAACAAACCCAGAAGTTTGAG AAATGTCCTGCTCAAGCGGCCCCAGGACAAAAGACTGAGGATCAAATTCATTCCAGCTTCAACAAGCTCATGAGTGAACTGAAGAAACCAGGATCCCCGTATGTGTTGACTCTCGCCAACCGTCTCTACGGAGAGCAATCATACCAGTTTGTGGAG AAATTCCTTAATGATGCAAAAAGATACTATGAAGCTGGACTGGAGGAGGTGGACTTCAAGAAGAAACCAGACGCTACACGTGTCGACATCAACAAATGGGTGGAGAAAAACACTCAAG ggaaGATCAAGGACTTGCTTCCACAGGGATCCATCGATGCGATGACGAGACTGGTCTTGGTGAACGCCATCTACTTCAAGGGGAACTGGATGGAGAAATTCCCAATGGAAGCCACCAGAGATGGACAGTTCAAGTTGAACAAG ACTCAAACTAAACCAGTGAAGATGatgaatcaaaacaaaaagtttcCTCTGGCCTTCATCCCAGAGATGGACAGTCAGGTTCTGGAGCTGCCGTATGTTGGGAATAATCTCAGTATGTTGATCATCCTTCCTAACGAGATTCAAGATGAAACCACTGGCCTTCAGAAG CTTGAAAAGGCACTGAGCTACGAGAAGCTGATGGAGTGGACAAGACCTGAAGTCATGCATCAACAAAAACTTGAAGTATCTCTACCCAGATTCAAAATGGAGGAAACCTATGACATGAAGAGTCTTCTGATCAGCATGGGAATGGAGGATGTGTTTGACAGGAAGAAGGTGAATCTTTCAGGCATGTCACCCAACAATGATCTGGTGGTTTCGAAGGTGATTCATAAAGCCTTTGTTGAAGTAAACGAGGAAGGAAGCGAAGCAGCTGGAGCCACCGGCGTCGTCATGATGTTGCTTTCTGCGAGGAACCCACAGGTCTTTAACGCAGATCATCCGTTCCTCTTCTTCATCCGTCATAATCCATCCAAGAGCATTCTCTTTTACGGACGCTTCTGCTCTCCGTGA